In Caproicibacterium amylolyticum, a genomic segment contains:
- the fliG gene encoding flagellar motor switch protein FliG: MASKSSKQIASAAKAAAVIVSLGTDEAAEVYKYLGEEEIETLSYEVAKLDHVSDENMQSIMEDFYGLCVTKKVVADGGVIYAKNILEKAFGPEKAEDYMNRVSKSLQTRAFEFIRKANYKNLLMMLQNEHPQTIAFILSYARAEQASQVLGELPKHQQIDVLWRMANLESVSPAVVSMVEEVMEQRFASVVSVDMTEIGGINYVADVMNHTDRTTEKNIFDGLNERDPALSNDIRKRMFVFEDITQLDNISIQRFLRDVNTQDLAVALKGANDDVKEIILNNMSKRSQENILSDIEYLHNVRMRDVEEAQQQIVEVIRKLEESGEIVISRGGDDEIIA, translated from the coding sequence ATGGCGTCGAAATCGTCAAAACAGATTGCTTCGGCTGCAAAAGCCGCCGCCGTTATTGTTTCGCTGGGTACAGATGAGGCCGCAGAGGTCTATAAGTATCTTGGCGAAGAAGAAATTGAAACTCTAAGCTATGAAGTAGCAAAGCTGGATCATGTTTCTGATGAAAATATGCAGTCCATTATGGAGGACTTTTATGGACTGTGTGTTACCAAAAAGGTAGTAGCTGACGGCGGCGTTATCTATGCGAAAAATATTTTAGAAAAAGCCTTTGGCCCCGAAAAAGCTGAAGACTATATGAACCGTGTTTCCAAATCTTTGCAGACTCGTGCGTTTGAGTTCATTCGGAAGGCTAATTACAAAAACTTGCTGATGATGCTGCAGAACGAACATCCGCAGACGATTGCGTTTATTCTTTCTTATGCACGTGCCGAACAGGCTTCGCAGGTACTTGGTGAGCTGCCCAAACATCAGCAGATCGACGTTTTGTGGCGGATGGCTAATCTTGAAAGTGTCAGTCCAGCTGTTGTTTCCATGGTGGAAGAAGTGATGGAGCAGCGTTTTGCTTCTGTTGTTTCTGTGGATATGACGGAGATTGGCGGCATCAACTATGTGGCTGATGTAATGAACCACACTGACCGTACAACCGAAAAGAACATTTTCGATGGACTCAACGAAAGAGATCCGGCGCTGTCCAACGATATCCGCAAGCGGATGTTTGTTTTCGAAGATATTACACAGTTGGACAACATTTCCATTCAGCGTTTCCTGCGCGATGTCAATACGCAGGATTTGGCTGTGGCTCTCAAAGGTGCAAACGACGATGTCAAGGAAATCATTCTCAACAATATGTCCAAGCGCTCGCAGGAAAATATCCTCAGCGATATCGAATATCTGCATAATGTTCGTATGCGTGACGTTGAGGAAGCACAGCAGCAGATTGTTGAGGTCATCCGTAAACTTGAGGAGAGCGGTGAAATCGTGATTTCCAGGGGAGGAGATGACGAGATAATTGCCTGA
- the fliF gene encoding flagellar basal-body MS-ring/collar protein FliF yields the protein MSANEKDTETQEIPAQKDPAQPAAKAANIPDKKNASAKKGKGLFGKKKGTDKKSDAGGENLKETVLKVKETWTEQSPKRKIIMIAIAAAIVAVAIIATIALNSQRSQYVVLYPSLEASEINDVYNAVKEKGVMPKIENGNVMVPSDQYNGLLLELASEGYPKSSLTYDISAKNDSITTTESDKKTNNLHQLQDRIQSTLKSISGVSNAIVTLNPTDDSNYVWQQANSTDKASASVLVSMSGNHTLNEAQVNAIKSLVAHSMANLTKDDVAVIDSKTGQELMGTDSSSSGSSTTNTTALECEQLYQKKLEQNVKKLLQSRYGSTGVVASAKVTLDFDKMMQEKKDLTRATDGKDAVKHKENTYTVNGAQTAASGIAGEESNTDVPVYKNSTSPTASGGTTQYTEKQDIDFGYIKTQIEKGQPEIKSASISVMVNDANLAANKADLVNAVAKATQIGADNISVMAINPNATPTTPTTPAQNAPLTTQQILLLLAIAAALFIIIVVALVFRSKRRAKIEAAQMVAQAEDQAADTADKMRSELEAYKQQLEDNARAKVNEKDQVAADEVRNFAKENPQITADLLRSWLKEDGQ from the coding sequence ATGAGCGCGAACGAAAAAGATACTGAAACCCAGGAAATTCCGGCACAGAAAGATCCAGCCCAGCCAGCTGCAAAAGCTGCAAATATACCGGACAAGAAAAATGCATCTGCAAAAAAAGGCAAGGGCCTGTTTGGAAAAAAGAAAGGTACCGATAAAAAGTCCGATGCTGGCGGCGAAAACCTTAAAGAAACAGTTTTAAAGGTCAAGGAAACGTGGACCGAACAGTCACCAAAACGAAAAATTATTATGATTGCGATTGCAGCCGCAATCGTAGCAGTAGCGATTATCGCAACGATTGCTTTGAACTCGCAGCGAAGCCAGTATGTTGTCCTTTACCCCAGTCTGGAAGCCTCTGAAATCAATGATGTTTATAACGCTGTTAAAGAGAAAGGCGTAATGCCGAAAATTGAAAACGGCAATGTAATGGTTCCGAGCGACCAGTATAACGGCCTGTTGCTGGAACTTGCTTCTGAGGGCTACCCGAAATCGAGTCTTACATATGATATTTCAGCGAAGAATGACAGTATAACCACAACAGAATCTGATAAAAAGACTAATAATTTACATCAGCTGCAGGATCGCATTCAGTCTACGCTTAAAAGTATTTCCGGTGTCAGCAATGCGATTGTTACCCTGAATCCTACGGATGACAGTAACTATGTTTGGCAGCAGGCTAATAGTACTGACAAAGCCTCGGCAAGTGTACTGGTGTCAATGTCTGGCAACCATACATTGAATGAAGCACAGGTAAATGCTATTAAAAGTTTGGTTGCGCATAGCATGGCAAACTTAACTAAGGATGATGTTGCAGTTATTGATTCAAAAACCGGGCAGGAACTGATGGGGACAGATAGCTCTTCATCAGGCAGTTCCACTACAAATACAACTGCTCTGGAATGCGAACAGCTTTATCAAAAAAAGCTGGAACAAAATGTAAAAAAGCTGCTCCAGTCCCGCTACGGAAGCACAGGTGTAGTTGCATCCGCAAAGGTCACACTTGACTTTGATAAAATGATGCAGGAGAAAAAAGACCTTACCCGTGCAACGGATGGCAAAGATGCGGTGAAACATAAGGAAAATACCTACACGGTGAATGGTGCGCAAACGGCAGCTTCCGGTATTGCCGGAGAAGAAAGCAATACGGATGTGCCAGTATATAAGAACAGTACGAGTCCTACTGCCAGTGGCGGTACTACACAGTATACAGAGAAGCAGGATATTGATTTCGGTTACATAAAAACGCAGATTGAAAAAGGACAGCCGGAGATAAAGTCCGCTTCTATTTCTGTCATGGTCAACGATGCAAATCTTGCAGCAAATAAAGCCGATTTGGTTAATGCGGTTGCCAAGGCGACACAGATAGGAGCCGACAATATCAGTGTGATGGCAATTAATCCGAATGCAACCCCGACTACTCCTACAACGCCTGCACAGAATGCACCGCTTACCACACAGCAGATCCTGCTGCTGCTTGCAATTGCCGCCGCACTATTCATTATTATTGTAGTAGCACTTGTGTTCCGTTCCAAGCGTCGCGCGAAAATTGAGGCTGCACAGATGGTTGCGCAGGCCGAGGATCAGGCAGCTGATACAGCGGATAAGATGCGCAGTGAACTGGAAGCTTACAAACAACAGCTGGAAGATAACGCAAGAGCTAAGGTGAATGAAAAAGACCAGGTCGCAGCAGATGAGGTTCGTAATTTTGCGAAAGAAAATCCTCAGATTACAGCTGATTTGCTGCGTTCATGGCTGAAGGAGGATGGGCAGTAA
- the fliE gene encoding flagellar hook-basal body complex protein FliE, which translates to MTFDSITPIKPMSFGTEKTNTISNSSSSSSVPFADVLQNAVSNLQQTQETSAQDSYNLATGNTDNLAQIMVNSSKETAAIQFTTELCTRAVNAYKEVMQMQI; encoded by the coding sequence ATGACATTTGATTCCATAACGCCGATTAAGCCCATGAGCTTTGGCACAGAGAAAACAAATACGATTTCCAACAGTTCTTCCTCTTCTTCAGTTCCGTTTGCGGATGTGCTGCAGAATGCTGTTAGCAATCTGCAGCAAACACAGGAAACATCTGCACAAGACTCCTACAATCTTGCAACCGGTAACACGGATAATTTGGCACAGATTATGGTGAATTCCAGCAAAGAAACTGCTGCGATTCAGTTTACAACAGAACTTTGCACGCGTGCGGTCAATGCATATAAAGAAGTTATGCAGATGCAGATTTAA